The Synchiropus splendidus isolate RoL2022-P1 chromosome 1, RoL_Sspl_1.0, whole genome shotgun sequence genome includes a window with the following:
- the kcnn1b gene encoding small conductance calcium-activated potassium channel protein 1b: MRLILVKPTNATRRLDSTGEVFRQGSHEHCTSGGPGPLRKSSEGIRDLFSGASFVASSSPHESSRPCPSPSLHERANGVGSVRASGQSPERTNVTISKLSNQDWLLLCGQVAGSSEELSSMPRPKASSVRPNPSDGCGCLCTETNKTCVSEQRLKPEATNDSISPSTNPMASVLFPHLPPLLNSNTKDLWKPPDIHQQSVTTSSCEGGQAHLNSCSHLKKVKNSGCTNPFNIPLEKDSAQQPHKPIHRNWKDIFGDEPLLVQSCHQQDSPCSVSGDFNRQHPAAKPRVSTSGVRRQSTPASNKSEHSFSTSYYSSFDNQEFVEDAPKRRISQMDNHIEAKPTDGDSSNGDAVRPVSVLAELSSGHQPLQLLHSAILEDAFSKVIREESSKAPSENLSGPQKKSKDIGYRLGQRRALFGKRKQLSDYALVCGMFGIIIMVVETELSRGIYTKESIYSYVLKGLISLSTLVLLGLILMYHAREIQLFMVDNGADDWRIALTCERVFFVVLELLVCSIHPIPGQYVFSWTTRLAFSYTASVADADVDIILSVPMFLRLYLIGRVMLLHSKLFTDASSRSIGALNKISFDTRFVMKTLMTICPGTVLLVFSVTCWIIAAWTVRVCERYHDTQEVTSTFLGAMWLISITFLSIGYGDMVPHTYCGKGVCLLTGIMGAGCTALVVAVVARKSELTRAEKHVHNFMMDTQLYKKVKNTAANVLRETWLIYKNTKLVKKIDRAKVRHHQRKFLQAIHQLRSVKLEQRKLTDQANTVADLAKTQNMMYDLVSDLQHRSEDLDKRIVVLEDKLDSIILCVESLPLDLSQAMAKLQKDFLDDIACRVHLLSSSLSSGCCSVSVKEICQGHSTAEKPSS, translated from the exons ATGAGGTTGATTTTGGTGAAACCCACCAATGCGACTCGCCGCCTTGACTCAACTGGTGAAGTGTTTCGCCAAGGGAGCCATGAACATTGCACCTCTGGGGGTCCCGGACCACTGAGAAAATCATCCGAGGGGATTCGTGATCTATTCTCTGGAGCCTCTTTTGTAGCATCCTCATCTCCTCATGAGTCTAGTCGGCCTTGTCCTTCACCCTCACTTCATGAGCGAGCCAATGGAGTTGGCTCAGTGAGGGCTTCAGGCCAGTCGCCGGAACGGACCAACGTGACCATATCGAAGCTCAGCAATCAGGATTGGCTGCTGCTCTGTGGTCAGGTCGCTGGTTCAAGTGAGGAATTATCTTCGATGCCAAGACCAAAGGCGAGTTCCGTGCGTCCAAACCCCAGCGACGGCTGTGGATGCTTATGTACTGAGACCAACAAAACCTGTGTTTCTGAGCAACGGTTAAAACCTGAGGCCACCAACGACAGCATCTCTCCAAGTACAAACCCGATGGCATCTGTGCTGTTCCCTCACCTACCTCCACTGCTCAACAGTAACACAAAGGATCTTTGGAAGCCACCAGACATCCATCAGCAGAGCGTGACCACATCCAGTTGTGAGGGTGGACAAGCTCATCTAAATTCTTGCAGTCATTTGAAAAAGGTTAAAAACTCAGGCTGCACAAACCCTTTCAACATCCCTCTTGAGAAAGACAGTGCTCAGCAGCCACACAAACCCATACATCGTAACTGGAAAGACATCTTTGGTGATGAACCGCTGCTGGTGCAGTCGTGCCACCAGCAAGACTCTCCTTGCTCTGTCAGTGGAGACTTCAACCGCCAGCATCCTGCAGCTAAACCTCGGGTCAGTACCTCTGGAGTGAGGAGGCAATCCACGCCAGCCAGTAACAAAAGTGAACACTCCTTCTCCACCAGTTACTACAGTTCCTTTGACAATCAGGAGTTTGTGGAGGACGCACCAAAACGACGAATAAGTcag ATGGACAACCACATCGAAGCAAAACCCACAGATGGCGACAGCTCTAACGGTGACGCGGTGAGACCGGTGTCCGTCCTTGCTGAGCTTTCCTCTGGTCATCAGCCTCTGCAGCTTCTCCACAGCGCCATCCTGGAGGACGCCTTCTCCAAGGTCATCAGAGAAGAATCCAGCAAGGCCCCCAGTGAGAACCTGAGCGGGCCGCAGAAGAAGTCCAAAGACATTGGCTACAGACTGGGGCAGAGGAGGGCGCTGTTTGGCAAGAGGAAGCAACTGAGCGACTACGCTTTAGTCTGCGGGATGTTcggcatcatcatcatggtgGTTGAGACTGAGCTCTCCAGGGGGATATACACGAAG GAGTCGATCTATTCTTATGTGCTAAAAGGTTTGATCAGCCTTTCAACTCTTGTTCTTCTCGGCCTAATCTTGATGTACCATGCCAGagagattcag CTGTTCATGGTGGACAATGGGGCGGATGACTGGCGAATCGCTTTGACCTGCGAGCGGGTTTTCTTCGTGGTGTTGGAGCTCCTCGTCTGTTCCATCCACCCCATCCCTGGCCAGTACGTCTTCAGCTGGACGACTCGACTGGCCTTCAGCTACACGGCCTCGGTGGCGGACGCGGACGTGGACATCATCCTCTCCGTGCCCATGTTCCTCCGCCTCTACCTGATCGGCCGCGTCATGCTGCTTCATAGTAAACTCTTCACCGACGCCTCGTCCCGGAGCATCGGGGCCCTCAACAAGATCAGCTTTGACACCCGCTTCGTCATGAAGACACTCATGACCATCTGCCCCGGGACTGTCCTGTTGGTGTTCAGCGTCACTTGTTGGATCATCGCTGCCTGgacggtgcgtgtgtgtgagag GTACCATGACACCCAAGAGGTGACCAGCACTTTTCTGGGTGCCATGTGGCTCATCTCCATCACTTTTCTGTCCATCGGTTATGGGGACATGGTGCCGCACACCTACTGTGGAAAAGGGGTTTGTCTACTGACTGGAATCATG GGAGCTGGATGTACAGCCCTGGTGGTTGCGGTTGTGGCGAGAAAATCAGAGCTTACCAGGGCAGAGAAGCACGTCCACAACTTCATGATGGACACCCAACTCTACAAGAAG gtgaaaaacacagcagccaaCGTGCTCAGGGAGACTTGGCTCATCTACAAAAACACCAAGCTGGTGAAGAAGATCGATCGCGCCAAGGTTCGACATCATCAGCGCAAGTTCTTGCAAGCCATCCACCA ACTACGTAGTGTGAAACTGGAGCAAAGGAAACTAACTGACCAGGCAAACACTGTTGCTGATCTTGCAAAG ACCCAAAACATGATGTATGATCTGGTGTCAGACCTGCAGCATCGCAGCGAGGATTTGGACAAACGGATCGTAGttcttgaagacaagcttgacTCCATCATTCTCTGTGTAGAGTCACTGCCACTTGATCTTTCCCAAGCCATGGCAAAGTTGCAAAAAGATTTCCTGGATGACATAGCCTGTCGTGTTCATCTTCTCTCGTCGTCACTGAGCTCTGGTTGCTGTTCGGTTTCTGTGAAGGAAATCTGTCAAGGGCACTCCACTGCCGAGAAGCCGAGCAGCTGA